AGCTCTCATCCAACAGGTACAGGACTTGGAGCAGTGTTATTCGGACCACAAATTATGAGCGTTTTAGGTAGTATCGTTCTGTTATTTCAAGCGATTTTACTTGCCCATGGAGGATTGACCACACTAGGAGCTAATGCTTTTTCTATGGCCGTTGTGGGACCGTTTGTAGGCTATGGTATTTATCGCTTACTAAGCGGTATGCAAGTAAAGCAAGGGGTCAGCATTTTCTTCGCTGCTGCTTTGGCTGATTTAGCTACTTATATCACTACATCTGTTCAATTAGCATTCGCTTTTCCAGCGGCTACTGGTGGTTTTACTGCTGCGTTCATTAAGTTTGGAACCATTTTTGCAGTCACTCAGATTCCATTAGCTATTTGCGAGGGGCTACTTACTGTTGTTGTTTGGAACTGGATTAGTGCGTATAACCGTCAGGAATTGCAAATGTTGCTTAGCTTGCGGGGAGGTGCCAAATAATGAAACGAGTAGCCAAATGGAAAAACTTGTTGTTACTTGCCCTCGTGGTAGTTATTGCTGTCATTCCACTAATGATGATCAAGGACTCGGAATTTGGTGGAGCAGATGGTCAAGCAGAAGAAGCGATTCAGGAGCTGGCACCAGAGTACGAACCATGGTTTCAACCGTTAATGGAAGTACCAGGCTCTGAAACAGAAAGCTTGTTGTTTGCGGTTCAGGCAGCCATTGGAGCTGGTGTGATTGGGTACGCAATTGGATTTTTTAAAGGTCGCAAAAAAAATGAAGCGACACGAGAAGTACAAGAATGAATCTCTGGATCGATCGGATAGCGTACCAAAATCGACTACGTGATGTATCTGCTCGTTTCAAAGCTGGTTTTGCGGCAGGAATGCTTGTGCTTGCTTTATGTGCAGATATGGAAATCCAAATTGCTATTTTTATCTGGATGAGTATCTGGATTGTAGGCTATGCCAGTGTTCCTTTGCGTAGCTATCTTATTTTTATCGGAGTTGCCTGTTTGTTTTTTATTAGTAGTACGCCGGCCTTGTTAATCGACGTACAACACTTGTCTGGCTCAGCCAACATTGGATTAGAAGCTAGCTGGCACTTGATCACAATAGGTGACTGGTATGTCTTTATTGATCAACGTAATTTGTTTGTGATCGCTAAGTTGTTTAGCCGCACATTGGGTGCTAGTGCTTGTTTTGCATTTTTGCTACTAACGACCCCTTTAGTTCAATTGCTTGACGTATTGCGCGCATTACGAGTGCCTCCCATCATTGTTGAACTTATTATGTTGATGTATCGATTCTTATTTGTATTTTTCCAAACGGCACATGATTTATGGATTGCGCAAAAAGCACGTGGTGGGCATGGGAGTTTTTCAGCCCAATTGAAGGACATGGGCCGACTAGTCAGCTTGTTGTTTGCTAAAAGTATGCAACGGTATCAACAATTAACTTATGGTCTTCTAGCGCGTGGATTCGATGGAGATCTGCGAGTGGTTCATATGGAAAAAGAGGTATATGTAAAGCGATATCTCATCGAGGCTACAATTGGGGGAGCGTGCTGTGTAGCTCTGATATTCTGGCACTCCCTGTTATAAGAGATAAGAACGGATAAAATGAGAGACTTGGCAATCGCCAAGTTTCTTTACTACTAGAAAGGGAGCGTGGCTCTTGTGGAAACCTTGATCAGCCTGGAAAAAGTAAGTTATGCCTACGAACACAAGACAAATAGCCTCGCTCTAAAGGAAATCAGTTTACGTATCCCAAAAGGTAAGAAGAGCGTACTTCTCGGACATAATGGTTCGGGGAAATCTACTTTGTTTTTGCAGGCAAATGGTATTTACCGCCCAACAGAGGGTGAGCTGTACTACAAGGGAGAACCATACCGTTATGATCGCCGTTTTTTACAAGAGTTACGTAGCAAAGTAGGATTAGTGATGCAAGATCCGGAGCATCAATTATTGGCGGCTACAGTGGCTGAAGATCTATCCTATGGCTTATGTAATCAAGGCCTCTCCGTAGATAAGGTTCGTGAGCGTGTGTTGGCGACAGCTGAAGCCTTTCAAATAACAGAGTGGTTACACCTGCCATTACATCAGTTAAGCCTAGGACAAAAAAAGCTAGTGACTCTAGCGGGAGTTGTTGTATTACAACCCGAATTACTCCTGCTTGATGAACCAACAGCTTATCTGGATAGCTATCATACACAGCTGTTTCTGACTCAATTGGAACAAATTTATCAGCAAGGTACGACCGTTGTTATGTCTACACATGATTTGGAGCTAGCTTATGCTTGGGCAGATTGGGTTTTTGTTATGCATAGAGGCTCGCTCCTTTTGGAGGGAACTCCACAAGATGTTTTTCAGCAGAAAGATCTTTTACGCCAAGTACAGCTAGGTATTCCTCTACTCTACACTGTCTGGGAAGGTACTCAACCACTATTAAATGAGGAGCAGCGTGCTACGTGGAAGGCACCACGAACCGTACAAGAATGGTGCAGTTATATAGAGAGAATAGGCATGAAAGAAAAGGAACGGATGCTGGTAACGAAAAACTAAAACGCATAGCTTAGAGTAAGAGCGTTGAAGAGGAGTCGCTTCAGCAGTAAGTGATGTGTATTGTGATTTAATTAGAAAAAGGCTAGCAAACAACCTTTGGTCATTTGCTAGCCTTATTTGTCTCTTCTTATGTAGGAAGAATGATTACTTAACAGCTTCTTTTAATTCTTTACCTGCTTTGAAAGCTGGTAGCTTGCTTGCTGGGATTTCGATTTCTTCACCAGATTGAGGATTGCGGCCTTTACGAGCAGCACGTTCGCGTACTTCAAAAGTACCAAAGCCCATCAATTGAACTTTTTCTCCACCTTTTAGTGCGCCAGTGATTGCTTCGAATACGGCGTCAACCACTTGTCCAGCATCTTTTTTTGTTAATTCAGCTGTTTCAGCTACTTTTGCAATCAATTCTGTCTTGTTCATTTTCTTACCTCTTTTCTTTAAAAAACTACTACTCATCATACCAAAAAATCTTTTATTAGAACAGTAAAAAAGCAGAGAAACCCTTAAAAAATCACCTTTTTTTTCAAAAAAGGACAAAACAAAGGATAAAATTTTTTGTTTGCTCCTATATTTGCCAAATTTTACTTATTACAAACCTAAAAATCAACGAAAAGAAAACGAAATCAGGAGAGAAGAACGTAGAAAACAAATGATAATAGCCTGTTAAACATAGTAACCGTGTTAGGTAAGGAACTTGATATCTACCCCTTTTTTTAAGCTAATAAAAGTAAAAATACAAAAGAGCAGGCGGGTCATAGGGCACTCGCATGCTCTTTTTGTGTTTTTGTTTGAATAGGTATTGAAATTGTAAAAACGAATGGACAAAAGAATAATCCCATCTACTTTCTTTTATCTTGAATTTGTCATGTATTTTTCATGTATCTGATATGTTTTTCTCAAGGACTGGGGAGTATTATCTTAGACAGTAGAAGTGCAACCATACAAGATTAATATGGTTTCCAGCGTAGACGACTTGCTTGACGGAAGCGATTTTCTACCTCTTCCCAGTTGACGACGTTCCACCATGCTTTGATATAATCAGCTCTTTGGCTACGATAAGAGAGGAAGTAGGCATGCTCCCATACATCTAAAACTAGTAATGGAACTACATCCCACTGCGATAAATTTTGGTGTTTTTCCGCCTGTAAAATTTCCAAGTGATGGGAGCGTGGAGACCAAACCAGAATAGCCCAGCCACCTCCTTCTACTTTTTCAGCTGCCTGTGAGAACTGTTGCATGAATTTATCAAAGGATCCGAAGTAACTATTAATATGGGTAGCTAGTTCTCCTGTTGGCATACCACCACCATCTGGACGCATAACAGACCAGAAAATGGTATGCAAGTAGTGCCCAGCACCATTAAAAGCTGCTTGCCCTTCCCAGAATTTAATTAGGTCATAATTTCCTGTTTCGCGAGCTTGGGCCATCATTTTTTCAGCTTTGTTTAAGTTGTTAACATAATTGCGATGTAGTATATCATGATGAATACGCATTGTTTCCTCATCGATATATGGTTCTAACGCGTCATAAGAATAGGGAAGAGGTGGAAGGGTGTGACCACCAATCGGAACGGCTTTATTAGAATAGGTTGATTCTGACATAACTGCAATAATAGCTGGTTTTGTGGGTGGTTCTACCCTAGGATGCCGTTGAAAGCGACCTCTTGTCTTCGGGTTGGCTTGCTTTTCTTCCTCTTGGTTCTCTTCCTCTGTTTTTCGATTTTGGACGAGACGGAGGAGGTCATGGAAGTGCCGCTGAATGTCTTCAGCTTGGGAAGCTAATTTAGAAATTTCTTCCTCTCGGTCCTCTTTATCTTGGTAATAGTTGGCTTTGCGCCCCACTTCGCTAAAGGCCACATGGAATTTATGCAAATCCCGTTTCATTTCAGCACAATGAGGATTTTGACGCAGGTAATCGACCCATTGCCGACCCCATTCGCTCCAATCTAGGAGATGCTGTATTCGGTGGTTCAAGGTAATTCCTCCTTCAACTTTCCTGCTGTATACTTTATGATGATAAATGCCTACAGGTTCAAAAATTTTTGGCTGGCTAATTCTCTTTGCGTCATTGCATAGAACCTGTGAACGGCATATGGTAAAAAAGGGACTCTGACTTCAAAGGAGCTAACATCAATGAATGGAAAAGAAACCATCGGGATTATAGATTCAGGAGTAGGCGGCTTGACCGTAGTAAAAGAAGTAATGCGGCAATTACCGCGTGAAAAGATTGTCTATTTTGGCGATAATGCCCGTTGTCCATATGGTTCACGCGATTCCAAAGAGATTCGCACATATACGAATCAAATGATTCAATTTGTCTCTCAATTTCAATTAAAGGCGTTGGTAATCGCTTGTAATACGGCAGCATCCGTGGTGTTGCATGAAGCGAAGGAACGAATGAATTCGCCAGTTATCGGTGTAATTGAACCAGGAGCACGTGCTGCCATCTCTGCATCTCGCACGGGGCGTATCGGAGTAATCGGTACAGAAATGACGATTCGTACGGGAGCCTATCTAAAAGCGATGCGCCGTATTAATCCGGAGCTGTACACAGTAGGTATGGCATGTCCGGCGTTTGTTCCTTTAGTTGAACAACAGCGCCTACACACCGAAGATGCTCGGCGCATCATCACAGAGACCTTGAAGCCTTTCCGATATGAAGAGCTGGATACATTGATTTTGGGATGCACCCATTATCCTTTGCTTGCACCACTTATTCAGGAGGCAATGGGAGATAGTATTATATTGATTAATTCGGCAGAAGAAACTGCGCGTGAACTCAGTGCAATGTTGTCTATGCAGGGACTTCTGAATGAGCGGCAGGAAATCGAACCAAAACAACATTTGTTTTATACAAGCGGCAATAAACAGGTATTTCAGCAAATTGGAGAAGAGTGGCTGGAATGTCCATTAAATGTACAGCAGCAAGCGTTGGAGCAAGCGACTTCATCATTTTAGGAATTTTGGATAGAATGATATGTAAACAAAGTCAGTTCCTTGTAACAGAGGGAACTGGCTTTGTTATTTACTAGACATTTTTAAAAAAGTTCTGTCTCTATTGACAAAAAGGTTACGTTAACGTAAATTGTTATTTGCGACATATAGTTGTATATCAAACTATATAAAAGGAGGAGATACCATGACGTTCTTTAAAATTGATGAGGTAACCAAGCAGGTTGGAGTAACCAAACGAACATTACGTTATTATGAAGAGATAGGCTTGATTAAACCCCCAATTCGTACGGAAGGTAAAATTCGGCTATATTCCTCAGAGGATGTTCGTGATATCAAAAAGATTTTGGAGGCACGCGAGGTACTTGGCTTTTCTTTAACAGAGCTTCAACATTTTATCAGTTTGAAGGAAGAGATGGATCAAGCGTATGAAAAAGAAGACGAACAAGCGTCAATCCATGCTGATAGGCTCCATGAACTATTAGAGCAGCAGGTGGATATGTTAACGGAAAAAATGAGACGAATGGAATCTTTTCGTCAAGACCTTCAGCATATGCTTCTCGAGATAGATAAGCTTCGGCAGAACGACAAGCGAACAACATAGATTCTATAAAAGGTGTATATACAACCTGAATACAGGAACAAGACCAAAATGTAGGGGTGTATCAGAGATGGAGTTTACTCAGAGTAATCGAAAACGTGCACGTATCATCACGGTGCTAGCCACTTTTTTTGCATTTATGGGAATAGGAGTAGTTGATCCCATTCTTCCAGTCATTGCCGAACAAATCCATGCGACTCATTGGCAAGTAGAGATGTTATTTACCGCCTATATTTTTACCATGGCCATTATGATGTTGCCATCTGGTATTTTAGCTGTGCGTTTAGGGGATAAAAAATTAATGACGATTGGTTTAGCGATTGTCACTGTTTTTTCGTTGTTGTGTGCAATGTCCTCATCTATTGTAGGATTATCTTGGTTTCGTGCGGGATGGGGATTGGGAAACTCGATGTTTTTTGCTACAGCGATGACGTTACTAATTGCCCTATCGGATGAGGTGAGTGGTGCTGTTGGAATGTATGAAGCAGCGATTGGATTAGGAATGGCTGGGGGTCCTTTAGTAGGTGGTCTATTAGGTGGTTTTGCGTGGAATTATCCATTCTTTGCTACTTCTTTCTTTATTTTTTGTGCACTGCTTCTTGTCATTTTTTTTGTCAATGAACCATCCAAAAAACAAGAGCGCAAAACAGCGGGTATGAAGGAACTTCTAAGCCTCTTAACCTACAGACCGTTTATGCAAGGTGCTTTGTCAGGTATGTTGTATTATTATTGTTTCTTTGTTATTTTGGCCTACTCGCCGCTTATTTTACATTTGACTGCCATTCAATTAGGTTTTGTGTTTTTTGGATGGGGATTAATGTTAGCGTATGGATCAGCGGTTCTTTCCCATAAGCTAGAGGCGCTATTTCCCTATAAAGCATTGATTCGCTATGGATTACTTGCTTTAGCGGTTATTTTAATCGGCTTATTTGCTATTCCTAGCATTACATTTAAAATTATACTTATTATTGTCTCAGGATTGGTACTTGGATTAAATAATGCCCTATATTCTAGCTATGTCATGGAAATCTCCCCATTTGAACGGGCTATTACCTCTGGTGTGTATAACTTTGTACGTTGGTTAGGAGCGGCGATAGCTCCCCTATTATCAGGAGTAATTGGACATGCAATTGCACCACAAGCTCCATTTGCGGTAGCAGTAATCATGTCGGTTGCTGCGATTATCATCATCAGTATAAACATCGCTTCTAAAGAGAAATCTGTCTAAGAAGGATTGCTAGATTTTAGATTTCTTTGGCCAAGGAGGAATAAACCCAAGCCCTGCTCGTATACATGGTAGTACAAAGTGTCAACGAGGAGGATATGGGATGAAAAAAAGACCTATAGGTAAAATGACAGCGGTTGTTGGGTTAAGTGCGATACTCATGACAGGATGCGGGCTGTTTGGTCCGTCCAAGGAAACGAGTGCCCCTATACAGGCCCCATCCATTACAGGTGTAGATCCTAATCCATTACAGATAACAGAAGAACAGACTGGAGAAGAGACACAAGGAGCGGTTACTCAAACGACAAAGCGTACG
This is a stretch of genomic DNA from Brevibacillus laterosporus DSM 25. It encodes these proteins:
- a CDS encoding superoxide dismutase, whose amino-acid sequence is MNHRIQHLLDWSEWGRQWVDYLRQNPHCAEMKRDLHKFHVAFSEVGRKANYYQDKEDREEEISKLASQAEDIQRHFHDLLRLVQNRKTEEENQEEEKQANPKTRGRFQRHPRVEPPTKPAIIAVMSESTYSNKAVPIGGHTLPPLPYSYDALEPYIDEETMRIHHDILHRNYVNNLNKAEKMMAQARETGNYDLIKFWEGQAAFNGAGHYLHTIFWSVMRPDGGGMPTGELATHINSYFGSFDKFMQQFSQAAEKVEGGGWAILVWSPRSHHLEILQAEKHQNLSQWDVVPLLVLDVWEHAYFLSYRSQRADYIKAWWNVVNWEEVENRFRQASRLRWKPY
- a CDS encoding energy-coupling factor ABC transporter permease, with translation MNRKWKASSRLLWLLPVFALYFLVNSPESAYAMHIAEGFLPIGWAIFWWVVFVPFFVWGLRSLIRLTNDKPQVKLLLALAGAFSFVLSALKIPSVTGSSSHPTGTGLGAVLFGPQIMSVLGSIVLLFQAILLAHGGLTTLGANAFSMAVVGPFVGYGIYRLLSGMQVKQGVSIFFAAALADLATYITTSVQLAFAFPAATGGFTAAFIKFGTIFAVTQIPLAICEGLLTVVVWNWISAYNRQELQMLLSLRGGAK
- the racE gene encoding glutamate racemase, whose protein sequence is MNGKETIGIIDSGVGGLTVVKEVMRQLPREKIVYFGDNARCPYGSRDSKEIRTYTNQMIQFVSQFQLKALVIACNTAASVVLHEAKERMNSPVIGVIEPGARAAISASRTGRIGVIGTEMTIRTGAYLKAMRRINPELYTVGMACPAFVPLVEQQRLHTEDARRIITETLKPFRYEELDTLILGCTHYPLLAPLIQEAMGDSIILINSAEETARELSAMLSMQGLLNERQEIEPKQHLFYTSGNKQVFQQIGEEWLECPLNVQQQALEQATSSF
- the cbiQ gene encoding cobalt ECF transporter T component CbiQ; its protein translation is MNLWIDRIAYQNRLRDVSARFKAGFAAGMLVLALCADMEIQIAIFIWMSIWIVGYASVPLRSYLIFIGVACLFFISSTPALLIDVQHLSGSANIGLEASWHLITIGDWYVFIDQRNLFVIAKLFSRTLGASACFAFLLLTTPLVQLLDVLRALRVPPIIVELIMLMYRFLFVFFQTAHDLWIAQKARGGHGSFSAQLKDMGRLVSLLFAKSMQRYQQLTYGLLARGFDGDLRVVHMEKEVYVKRYLIEATIGGACCVALIFWHSLL
- a CDS encoding HU family DNA-binding protein — its product is MNKTELIAKVAETAELTKKDAGQVVDAVFEAITGALKGGEKVQLMGFGTFEVRERAARKGRNPQSGEEIEIPASKLPAFKAGKELKEAVK
- a CDS encoding energy-coupling factor ABC transporter ATP-binding protein, whose product is METLISLEKVSYAYEHKTNSLALKEISLRIPKGKKSVLLGHNGSGKSTLFLQANGIYRPTEGELYYKGEPYRYDRRFLQELRSKVGLVMQDPEHQLLAATVAEDLSYGLCNQGLSVDKVRERVLATAEAFQITEWLHLPLHQLSLGQKKLVTLAGVVVLQPELLLLDEPTAYLDSYHTQLFLTQLEQIYQQGTTVVMSTHDLELAYAWADWVFVMHRGSLLLEGTPQDVFQQKDLLRQVQLGIPLLYTVWEGTQPLLNEEQRATWKAPRTVQEWCSYIERIGMKEKERMLVTKN
- a CDS encoding MerR family transcriptional regulator — protein: MTFFKIDEVTKQVGVTKRTLRYYEEIGLIKPPIRTEGKIRLYSSEDVRDIKKILEAREVLGFSLTELQHFISLKEEMDQAYEKEDEQASIHADRLHELLEQQVDMLTEKMRRMESFRQDLQHMLLEIDKLRQNDKRTT
- a CDS encoding energy-coupling factor ABC transporter substrate-binding protein, with product MKRVAKWKNLLLLALVVVIAVIPLMMIKDSEFGGADGQAEEAIQELAPEYEPWFQPLMEVPGSETESLLFAVQAAIGAGVIGYAIGFFKGRKKNEATREVQE
- a CDS encoding MFS transporter, whose amino-acid sequence is MEFTQSNRKRARIITVLATFFAFMGIGVVDPILPVIAEQIHATHWQVEMLFTAYIFTMAIMMLPSGILAVRLGDKKLMTIGLAIVTVFSLLCAMSSSIVGLSWFRAGWGLGNSMFFATAMTLLIALSDEVSGAVGMYEAAIGLGMAGGPLVGGLLGGFAWNYPFFATSFFIFCALLLVIFFVNEPSKKQERKTAGMKELLSLLTYRPFMQGALSGMLYYYCFFVILAYSPLILHLTAIQLGFVFFGWGLMLAYGSAVLSHKLEALFPYKALIRYGLLALAVILIGLFAIPSITFKIILIIVSGLVLGLNNALYSSYVMEISPFERAITSGVYNFVRWLGAAIAPLLSGVIGHAIAPQAPFAVAVIMSVAAIIIISINIASKEKSV